Proteins found in one Solitalea lacus genomic segment:
- a CDS encoding TonB-dependent receptor, whose protein sequence is MNKFLLASLALFGTVGVQAQNLTKAKTTDSVKTKANETSRKLDEVVITETLNKPHSTIALGLADIKRGQGVFMDDAVNAGIPGVLMIRRSVSGGQQFNIRGYGNGLGPRGVNNNFDSQGLKMYLNGIPVTDAEGITIMDDIDFGSISNVEVLKGPAGSAYGFAIAGVVNMQTQKAEHNKVSIGQNVMVGDFGLRRYTTTLQVGGNHSSILVNYGKLLSDGFMPHNESTKDFVNIIGDFQLNEKQKISSYLGYANSYDQRAGELTVDQYNNKDYSGNPAYIKNNAHSEIIGYRFGLGHSYAFNKYLANTTFVFGSSNKNSASSAGGWTDKSPVSVGIRTAFDMKFNMFGRNLTGTAGIEAQQQTYESIGYNMVADNLNPNGYNLIGSMKSNMAITNKTYNAFTEWNLKLPFMFDFSAGLSLSTMDARLQDRFYNSSNNTASPETHKPTSYGAKYSNLVSPRIALNRSLGQNMSAYVSYSVGYRAPVSGNLFIPYTGKINTELKPERGSQVEIGAKGSMLKDRFAFQVALFEAVFSDKMSSVSVANPGNTATLYSYLVNSGSQDNKGVEVMVKYLAYQSSNGFFQTIQPFANLTYNDFKYDNYQYQSSSTRVVSDYSGLAVAGVAPLTYNLGIDAVTNHGVYANVNYNYRDAMAITSDGAYKTKSFDLLNAKVGYQRNFLQHFVADMYVGANNITGSQNYNMVFINQMPDAYIPGPDKINYYGGVNLKYTF, encoded by the coding sequence ATGAATAAATTTTTATTAGCATCTCTTGCACTTTTTGGAACAGTGGGCGTGCAAGCACAAAATTTAACAAAGGCGAAAACAACTGATTCGGTAAAAACAAAAGCAAATGAAACGAGTCGTAAATTAGATGAAGTTGTTATTACAGAAACATTAAACAAGCCTCATTCTACAATAGCTTTAGGGCTGGCCGATATTAAGCGTGGCCAGGGCGTTTTTATGGATGATGCAGTTAATGCCGGCATTCCAGGCGTGTTAATGATACGTCGTTCAGTATCCGGTGGACAACAATTTAATATCCGTGGCTACGGTAATGGTTTAGGTCCAAGAGGAGTGAACAACAACTTTGATAGTCAGGGACTAAAAATGTATTTGAATGGGATTCCGGTAACTGATGCGGAAGGTATTACCATAATGGATGATATCGATTTCGGATCTATTTCAAATGTTGAAGTACTGAAAGGTCCTGCAGGAAGTGCTTATGGTTTTGCAATTGCCGGAGTGGTGAATATGCAAACTCAAAAAGCCGAGCACAACAAAGTGTCAATTGGTCAGAATGTAATGGTGGGCGATTTTGGCCTTCGTCGTTACACTACCACTTTACAGGTAGGCGGTAACCATTCGTCGATATTGGTAAATTATGGCAAACTGTTATCAGATGGTTTTATGCCACATAACGAATCAACCAAAGATTTCGTTAACATAATTGGCGATTTCCAATTGAATGAAAAGCAAAAAATCTCTTCTTATTTGGGTTATGCCAACAGCTATGACCAACGTGCCGGAGAGTTAACCGTTGATCAATATAATAATAAAGACTACTCAGGTAACCCTGCCTATATTAAAAACAACGCACATTCAGAGATTATCGGGTATCGTTTTGGTTTAGGACATTCTTATGCTTTTAATAAATACCTGGCAAACACTACTTTCGTTTTTGGTTCGTCAAACAAAAATTCCGCTAGTTCAGCTGGCGGGTGGACAGACAAGTCGCCTGTAAGCGTGGGTATCCGTACCGCATTTGATATGAAATTTAATATGTTTGGTCGCAATTTGACTGGAACTGCAGGAATTGAAGCTCAACAGCAGACTTATGAAAGCATCGGCTACAACATGGTGGCTGATAATTTAAATCCCAATGGATACAATCTTATTGGTTCGATGAAGAGCAATATGGCAATAACTAATAAAACCTATAATGCTTTTACTGAATGGAATCTGAAGCTGCCGTTCATGTTTGATTTCTCAGCAGGATTGAGTTTGAGTACAATGGATGCTCGTTTGCAAGACAGATTCTATAATTCCTCTAATAATACCGCCTCACCTGAAACACACAAACCAACATCATACGGTGCAAAATATTCGAATTTGGTATCACCTCGTATTGCTTTAAACAGATCCTTGGGCCAAAACATGTCGGCTTATGTTTCTTACAGCGTAGGTTATAGAGCGCCTGTAAGTGGCAACCTGTTTATCCCTTATACGGGTAAAATTAATACTGAGTTAAAACCAGAGAGAGGTTCGCAGGTCGAAATCGGTGCAAAGGGCTCAATGTTAAAAGACCGTTTTGCTTTCCAGGTAGCATTATTTGAAGCTGTTTTCTCGGATAAGATGAGCTCAGTTTCAGTGGCTAATCCAGGCAATACCGCTACTTTGTATTCTTACCTTGTAAATAGCGGAAGCCAGGATAATAAAGGAGTTGAAGTAATGGTGAAATACCTTGCTTACCAATCGTCAAATGGTTTCTTCCAAACTATTCAACCGTTTGCTAACCTGACCTATAACGATTTTAAATACGATAACTATCAGTACCAGTCAAGTTCTACGAGAGTTGTATCTGATTATTCAGGTTTAGCAGTAGCCGGCGTTGCTCCTTTGACTTATAACTTAGGTATTGATGCAGTAACTAACCATGGCGTATATGCTAATGTGAATTACAATTACAGAGACGCAATGGCAATTACTTCGGATGGTGCTTATAAGACAAAATCTTTCGATTTGTTGAATGCAAAAGTTGGATACCAGCGTAATTTTTTACAGCATTTTGTAGCTGATATGTATGTTGGCGCGAATAATATCACCGGTTCACAAAACTACAACATGGTATTTATTAACCAGATGCCTGATGCATATATTCCGGGTCCGGATAAAATCAATTATTACGGCGGAGTTAATTTGAAATATACCTTCTAA
- a CDS encoding transglutaminase domain-containing protein gives MNRLKWAIVLGGSLLQLQGFAGIYPAVVNGNISCLEKESKIVEQYNYPKPKTLQEMSDLLSNGIKSLTKTIYFDVSAMNMTDNQLKITVLNAYYDALNKDNSLKYAYKVVPTRKKGTKIFVCEIKYMPYKLGINPKTVPAGAKKINSYNDIITATLNSPLGKNIPIAITNKDLDFTTLQLVLGSNSGYGYLVYMFNADGTSITCAPAPKGLPGAPTSISDCISKINTVKDSVTAILTRIITPDMTNDQKLTTIYNYVTRTSYDFNFNTPKLPFDSQTAYGVFVNRKAVCGGYSWAFNLLANAAGIQCYNVGGKGDNVTHAWSLANYNGGYYYFDSTWDRGLNQHPYKYFGQTESYFQSKRHVWNNTMINALVAEKQQGVNQ, from the coding sequence ATGAATAGACTAAAGTGGGCGATTGTTTTGGGAGGTTCACTTTTACAGTTGCAAGGTTTTGCTGGTATATATCCTGCTGTGGTGAATGGTAACATCAGTTGCTTGGAGAAAGAATCAAAAATAGTTGAGCAATATAATTACCCTAAGCCTAAAACCTTACAGGAAATGTCAGACCTGTTATCGAATGGTATAAAATCACTTACAAAAACTATTTATTTTGATGTGTCTGCTATGAATATGACAGACAATCAACTAAAAATCACTGTTCTAAATGCATATTATGATGCATTGAATAAGGATAATTCTTTAAAATATGCTTATAAGGTTGTGCCAACTCGTAAAAAAGGTACAAAGATCTTCGTGTGTGAGATTAAATATATGCCTTATAAGCTGGGTATCAACCCGAAAACAGTGCCGGCAGGTGCTAAAAAAATCAATAGCTATAACGATATCATAACTGCAACATTAAACTCTCCATTGGGGAAGAATATTCCAATTGCTATAACCAACAAAGATCTTGATTTTACTACCCTGCAGCTTGTATTAGGATCTAATAGTGGATATGGTTATTTGGTTTATATGTTTAATGCTGACGGAACATCCATTACCTGTGCTCCTGCCCCAAAAGGTTTACCGGGTGCGCCAACAAGCATAAGCGACTGCATATCAAAGATCAATACTGTTAAAGATTCAGTTACTGCAATTTTGACTCGTATTATAACTCCCGATATGACCAATGATCAAAAATTGACTACGATTTACAATTATGTAACACGAACTTCATACGATTTTAATTTTAATACTCCCAAGTTGCCTTTTGATTCACAAACGGCTTATGGTGTTTTTGTAAATAGAAAGGCTGTCTGCGGTGGATATTCATGGGCTTTTAATTTGTTGGCAAATGCGGCAGGAATTCAATGCTATAATGTGGGAGGTAAGGGAGATAATGTTACCCATGCCTGGAGTTTGGCCAACTATAACGGCGGGTATTATTACTTTGATAGTACTTGGGACCGTGGCTTAAACCAGCACCCCTACAAATATTTCGGTCAAACCGAATCTTATTTCCAATCAAAAAGACATGTTTGGAACAACACAATGATCAATGCTTTGGTGGCTGAGAAGCAACAAGGTGTTAATCAGTAG
- a CDS encoding RagB/SusD family nutrient uptake outer membrane protein, with translation MRNRIFASLLTIGTLLSTTSCEKWMDVQPATQIKSEVLLQDEQGYKDALIGSYTLMKTQQLYGRELTFGFMDAAILQYDLNSNTTYKDLSQKPLTYTSSGIRSIVDNAWKGMYNVIANVNNILDHIDADKAKFTGNNYQIIKGEALAMRAFIHFDLLRLFGSTDMTKPAIPYVTTLSTNVTPRATGNQVMESVLKDLKDASDNLSVDPIKNGLKRSADMFLDNRHQRLNYYAVKAIAARAYLWKNDKVNALANAMEVINIGNQTFPWILTSNITAINERDRDYTFSTENLFALNVFDLKSTGNTWFYAAFASNQLQKSGAAAGTSGYTQMFETASIGANDIRLLYVTKKVGTTTYIVNKFYQPDNFNTAFAAMMPLIRRSEMNYIAAECNVGVDNQVAINYLNEVRANRGITAALSSTLTSDQIQTEILKEYRKEFQGEGQLFAYCKRTKQTVIPGTPSGGYLGTPITEAQMILPLPDSEVEYGR, from the coding sequence ATGAGAAATAGAATATTTGCAAGCTTACTGACTATTGGCACACTGCTTAGCACCACTTCTTGTGAAAAATGGATGGATGTTCAACCCGCTACACAAATTAAATCGGAAGTGTTATTGCAAGATGAGCAGGGGTATAAAGATGCATTGATCGGGTCTTACACTCTAATGAAGACACAACAGCTTTACGGCCGTGAACTCACTTTTGGTTTCATGGACGCAGCCATTCTACAATACGATCTTAACAGTAATACTACTTATAAGGATTTAAGTCAAAAGCCACTAACCTATACTTCTTCGGGTATTCGTTCAATAGTAGATAATGCATGGAAAGGGATGTATAATGTGATCGCTAACGTGAATAACATCTTAGATCATATTGATGCGGACAAAGCCAAATTCACAGGGAATAATTATCAAATCATTAAAGGTGAGGCTTTGGCCATGAGGGCTTTCATTCATTTTGATCTGTTGCGTTTATTTGGATCAACTGATATGACTAAACCAGCTATTCCTTATGTTACTACGCTTAGTACTAATGTTACGCCACGTGCAACAGGAAATCAGGTGATGGAATCTGTTTTGAAAGACTTGAAAGATGCTTCTGACAATTTAAGTGTAGATCCAATCAAAAACGGTTTGAAGCGTTCAGCTGATATGTTCCTTGATAATCGTCACCAACGCTTAAATTATTATGCAGTTAAGGCGATAGCAGCCAGGGCTTACTTGTGGAAGAACGATAAAGTTAATGCTCTTGCAAACGCAATGGAGGTAATCAATATTGGCAACCAGACATTTCCTTGGATTCTAACATCAAACATAACCGCAATTAACGAAAGGGACAGGGATTACACGTTTTCAACTGAAAACCTTTTTGCACTGAATGTATTTGATTTGAAATCAACAGGAAATACCTGGTTCTACGCTGCATTTGCTTCAAATCAACTTCAAAAGTCGGGTGCAGCCGCCGGTACCTCTGGTTATACTCAAATGTTTGAAACCGCAAGTATAGGAGCCAATGATATTCGTTTGTTGTACGTTACAAAGAAAGTAGGAACTACAACATATATCGTTAATAAATTTTATCAACCCGACAACTTTAACACAGCATTTGCAGCAATGATGCCGCTTATTCGTCGCTCGGAGATGAACTACATCGCAGCTGAATGTAATGTGGGTGTTGATAATCAGGTGGCTATTAATTACCTGAATGAAGTAAGAGCTAATAGAGGCATTACAGCTGCACTTAGTTCTACATTAACCAGTGACCAGATTCAAACTGAAATTTTGAAAGAATACAGAAAGGAGTTTCAGGGAGAAGGTCAGCTATTTGCTTATTGTAAAAGAACTAAACAGACCGTTATTCCAGGGACTCCGTCAGGAGGATATCTTGGTACTCCAATAACAGAAGCTCAAATGATACTTCCTCTGCCTGACAGCGAAGTAGAATATGGCAGATAG
- a CDS encoding DUF4843 domain-containing protein, translating to MKAIVKACSLVLSLGFLLSACSEKDIPGYENDPRMFFQIPGSGNIAVRDSLMYSFPAHPKVIEADTLWFNACIMGNATPYDREIGIKINTEKTTAVEGVNFKIASKVLPANAFKVRIPIVIYKTGLKDKSVRLQLEVQDSKDFKIGYNRYNKAIFIWGDKYLKPDIWDISNYKNAFGTFSETKYAFILNACGITDLPDQADIVMLGYYNAAVRKAISEYNASHAIPLKDEFGMDIIIGPWSGVGGVG from the coding sequence ATGAAAGCAATAGTTAAAGCATGTTCTTTAGTTCTTTCATTGGGCTTTCTTTTAAGTGCCTGTTCTGAAAAGGATATTCCAGGCTATGAGAATGATCCCAGAATGTTTTTTCAAATCCCGGGAAGTGGGAACATTGCCGTGCGCGATTCTCTTATGTATTCTTTCCCGGCGCATCCAAAAGTAATTGAGGCAGATACCCTTTGGTTTAATGCCTGTATCATGGGTAATGCGACCCCTTATGATCGTGAAATTGGAATTAAGATCAATACTGAAAAAACAACTGCAGTTGAAGGAGTGAATTTTAAAATCGCAAGCAAAGTATTGCCTGCTAACGCTTTTAAAGTACGCATCCCAATTGTGATCTATAAAACAGGATTAAAAGATAAATCTGTGCGTCTTCAATTAGAAGTGCAGGATAGTAAGGATTTCAAAATAGGCTATAATCGTTATAACAAAGCCATTTTTATCTGGGGTGATAAGTACTTAAAACCAGATATCTGGGACATTTCAAATTATAAAAATGCATTTGGTACATTTTCAGAAACCAAGTACGCTTTTATTTTGAATGCATGCGGCATAACAGACCTTCCTGATCAGGCGGATATAGTAATGTTGGGTTATTACAATGCCGCGGTGAGAAAGGCAATAAGCGAATATAATGCCTCACATGCTATTCCATTAAAAGATGAATTTGGAATGGATATAATAATTGGTCCTTGGTCTGGCGTTGGTGGTGTAGGTTAA
- a CDS encoding SusC/RagA family TonB-linked outer membrane protein has product MKKSYVKVNSIYHSLKIFRSKGLIALVVAASTLNTMAQSVPKQASQEKASVSTKKILVTGTITDENNLPLIRVSVAELGTKNGAFTNEKGHFHLNVEENAVLLVTYLGMESQKVRIGGKTTFNIVMKESNTAIKEVVVTGIPFTRKVESFTGAYTKITAQELQSAGTQNIFQALKNLEPALNLIDNNINGSDPNKLPEMQIRGSSSFPDLKGEYATKPNQPLFIVDGFEMALEKVGDLPLTRIESVTILKDASAKALYGARAANGVIVIETLKAKTGALRISYSGTVGIEAPDLSSYNLTNAAEKLDLERRLGAYNQKQPVVGLEYESLYYANLKEVQSGVNTDWLAQPLQTGMTNRHMINIEGGEEHWTTGFSLFSNGTQGAMKGSGRNNLGGALNVSYRKDKILFRNQLSLNKANSENSPYGTFSDYAQLNPYWRPYNDDGSVRKVLGVNPTSYQSVVYNPMYNATLNYRSTSEYTDITNNMHLEYAVNNNIKVVGRVGFSNTVNGSDVFIPGSSLKFMSYVGDNLYNRGSYDKTNGKTSMVSGDLNASYNNRWGKHLLYANVATNIREDKSENYAYSATGFPNDKMDNIIFAKQYASYALKPTGGESLTRELGAMALINYSFDERYVADLSLRSGTSSQYGTDNRWGLFWSAGAGWNLHKEKFLNDNKYLNLLKLRGSIGNTGSQNFNAYQAMSLYNYFVDNSYQGMLGTYLNNLNNPGLKWQQRTDYNIGIDAEMMKRLSLRLDIYKGVTNNLLTDITTPPSLGFQTYKANLGQIVNNGYEFRVNYKMFANPAKRQSLNVFVSGAANTNKITKISNSLQATTNTLDNQSRTSNKPLTRFQEGQSLNAIWAVRSNGIDPATGKEIFVKQDGSLTDTWDVNDKVVVGNNLPKMIGTTGANFAYKGFNVAVTGRYRVGGQTYNQTLVDKVENASLSNNVDARAYYNSWKQAGDNVLFRSIGTTNTTTLATSRFVQDLSEFSISSVNLGYDFYSYSFIKKMKLSGLRVALNLNDVYQFSTVKVERGTAYPFARNCSLTLNASF; this is encoded by the coding sequence ATGAAAAAGAGTTACGTAAAAGTTAACAGCATATATCATAGTTTAAAGATATTTAGAAGCAAGGGGCTTATTGCTTTAGTAGTTGCAGCCTCTACACTTAATACAATGGCACAATCAGTGCCTAAGCAAGCCAGCCAAGAAAAAGCTTCCGTTTCTACTAAAAAAATTTTGGTGACCGGAACGATTACCGATGAGAATAACCTTCCATTGATAAGAGTTAGCGTTGCGGAATTAGGTACTAAAAATGGAGCTTTTACGAATGAAAAAGGTCATTTCCATTTGAATGTGGAAGAAAATGCCGTTTTGCTGGTTACCTATCTGGGAATGGAATCACAGAAAGTGCGAATTGGTGGTAAAACTACATTCAACATAGTAATGAAGGAAAGTAATACTGCTATTAAGGAAGTGGTTGTTACTGGTATTCCTTTTACTCGTAAAGTCGAGAGCTTTACAGGTGCCTATACAAAAATTACCGCTCAGGAATTACAAAGCGCCGGAACGCAAAATATTTTTCAAGCGTTGAAAAATTTGGAGCCTGCATTAAATCTGATTGATAATAATATCAATGGCTCTGACCCTAATAAATTGCCTGAAATGCAGATCAGAGGATCTTCTTCATTCCCTGATTTGAAAGGAGAATATGCTACCAAGCCTAACCAGCCGCTGTTCATTGTGGATGGTTTTGAGATGGCCTTAGAAAAAGTAGGGGACTTACCTTTGACCAGGATAGAGTCGGTTACTATTTTGAAAGATGCATCGGCTAAAGCATTATATGGAGCCAGAGCAGCAAATGGCGTTATTGTTATTGAAACATTAAAAGCGAAGACTGGGGCATTAAGAATTAGTTATTCCGGAACGGTTGGTATTGAAGCTCCTGATTTAAGCAGCTATAATTTGACCAATGCAGCTGAAAAATTGGATCTGGAAAGGCGCTTAGGCGCTTATAACCAAAAACAGCCGGTTGTAGGTTTAGAATACGAAAGTTTGTATTATGCCAATTTAAAAGAGGTGCAAAGTGGGGTAAACACTGATTGGTTGGCTCAGCCATTGCAAACCGGAATGACCAACAGGCATATGATTAACATTGAAGGTGGCGAGGAACACTGGACTACCGGCTTTTCATTATTTTCCAATGGCACCCAAGGTGCAATGAAAGGCAGTGGAAGAAATAATTTGGGAGGAGCCCTCAATGTATCTTATCGCAAAGACAAAATTTTATTCAGAAACCAATTATCGCTGAATAAAGCGAATTCGGAAAATTCTCCATATGGTACTTTCAGTGATTATGCTCAATTGAACCCCTACTGGAGACCTTACAATGATGATGGTAGTGTTCGTAAAGTATTAGGTGTTAACCCAACTTCCTATCAATCCGTTGTTTATAATCCAATGTATAATGCTACCCTGAATTACCGTTCGACTTCAGAGTATACAGATATTACAAACAATATGCACCTTGAGTATGCTGTCAACAATAATATCAAGGTTGTAGGTCGTGTTGGTTTTTCTAATACAGTTAATGGTTCCGATGTGTTCATTCCGGGAAGTAGTCTCAAATTTATGAGCTATGTCGGTGATAACTTATATAACAGAGGGTCATACGATAAAACAAATGGCAAGACATCAATGGTAAGCGGTGACTTGAATGCAAGTTATAACAACAGATGGGGAAAGCACTTGCTTTATGCCAACGTTGCTACCAATATCCGTGAGGATAAAAGTGAAAACTATGCATACTCTGCTACAGGTTTTCCGAACGACAAAATGGATAACATCATCTTCGCCAAACAGTACGCCTCATACGCACTTAAGCCGACAGGAGGTGAGTCTCTTACACGAGAACTGGGTGCAATGGCTTTGATAAACTATTCGTTTGATGAAAGGTATGTTGCAGATCTTTCTCTTCGCTCCGGAACTTCTTCTCAATACGGCACTGATAACCGTTGGGGATTATTCTGGTCGGCAGGTGCCGGCTGGAACCTTCATAAAGAGAAATTTTTAAATGATAATAAGTACCTCAATTTATTGAAACTGAGAGGTTCAATAGGTAATACAGGTTCACAAAACTTCAATGCTTACCAGGCAATGTCATTGTATAACTACTTTGTAGACAATTCTTATCAAGGAATGCTTGGCACTTATTTGAACAACCTTAATAACCCTGGATTAAAATGGCAACAGCGCACGGACTATAACATTGGCATTGATGCTGAGATGATGAAGCGCTTGAGTCTCCGATTGGATATTTATAAAGGTGTGACAAATAACCTTCTGACAGATATTACTACACCTCCATCACTCGGTTTTCAAACTTATAAAGCAAATTTAGGACAGATCGTAAATAATGGATATGAGTTCAGAGTGAATTACAAAATGTTTGCAAATCCTGCAAAAAGACAATCGTTGAATGTTTTTGTAAGTGGAGCTGCCAACACTAACAAAATTACAAAGATATCCAATTCATTACAGGCCACCACAAACACGTTGGATAATCAATCTAGGACCAGTAACAAGCCTTTGACCAGATTCCAGGAAGGGCAGTCGCTTAACGCTATTTGGGCAGTGCGTTCAAACGGTATCGATCCGGCTACCGGAAAAGAAATTTTTGTAAAGCAAGATGGTTCGTTAACTGATACCTGGGATGTTAATGATAAGGTTGTTGTGGGTAATAACCTGCCTAAAATGATTGGAACTACAGGTGCAAACTTTGCTTATAAAGGTTTCAATGTTGCAGTTACAGGTCGCTACAGAGTGGGCGGTCAAACCTATAACCAAACGCTGGTAGACAAAGTAGAAAATGCATCATTAAGCAATAACGTTGATGCACGAGCTTATTATAACAGCTGGAAACAAGCTGGTGATAATGTGCTGTTCAGAAGTATAGGCACAACCAATACGACAACCCTTGCTACTTCACGCTTTGTACAAGATTTGAGTGAGTTCTCTATATCATCGGTTAATCTTGGCTATGATTTTTATAGTTATTCGTTCATTAAAAAGATGAAGTTATCAGGATTGAGGGTAGCACTTAATCTGAACGATGTGTACCAATTCAGCACCGTAAAAGTAGAAAGAGGAACTGCTTATCCGTTTGCGCGTAACTGTTCATTAACTCTCAATGCTAGCTTTTAA
- a CDS encoding PKD-like family lipoprotein, with protein sequence MKRKYCFAALMSLSLFWVGCAKDEGNYIYKDVSTNFVDATGMPDVYIAKQNDVVNISLSKVEGSSNDLTYEWKLVTQSYTADPFTGIFVNKQLATTKDLSFKVEDAPGDYYLMLYVKDNANGGVAQIIKKPFTIRSYASPGLMVLHGDNSQSDISILVNSKLYTQYSGADYVQANVFSEINGKKIAGVGAGITHMTQNWVDVFTNNSNGGFRLNQNDLRIMNTYSDMFVVPMASGDVQFQAYDRWSYNELLVNKGDLYFISQPTPNIFNKFGVKCFGQDYVAAPFIGAVGGSGAGYNFSYFGAFYDAKNRRFLYVDNNKDVKTFLAPGAAAKFDMRNVGKDMVYAEMGYGSNGPRWYCVMQSPNNPATRQLYVCQFNVMDDGNRGVDLIDISAANGLSNSKYFAFGSKGNVMYHATDTKIYLNNYAGSKSSTELYDVSTSYAGSVITGMKLFKPPVSIPVHPNDGKILYVTLYNPTTNAGTVLQIDVNEANGAFVGSGAVKAYTGFGKISAISYKAK encoded by the coding sequence ATGAAAAGAAAATATTGTTTCGCAGCTTTAATGTCCCTTTCGTTATTCTGGGTAGGATGCGCCAAAGATGAGGGTAATTATATTTATAAGGATGTAAGCACAAATTTTGTTGATGCAACAGGTATGCCTGACGTGTATATTGCTAAACAAAATGATGTGGTAAACATCAGTCTTTCTAAGGTAGAGGGAAGTTCGAACGATTTAACGTACGAATGGAAATTGGTGACGCAGAGTTATACTGCGGATCCTTTTACGGGGATCTTTGTTAACAAACAACTGGCTACCACAAAGGATCTTTCTTTTAAGGTAGAAGATGCTCCCGGAGATTACTATTTGATGTTGTATGTAAAGGATAATGCAAACGGAGGAGTGGCTCAGATCATTAAAAAACCGTTTACCATCAGGTCCTATGCTTCGCCAGGCTTAATGGTTTTACATGGAGATAACAGTCAAAGTGATATAAGTATCCTGGTTAATAGTAAATTATATACCCAGTATTCAGGTGCTGACTATGTTCAAGCAAACGTTTTTTCCGAAATCAATGGTAAGAAAATAGCGGGTGTGGGTGCAGGAATAACACATATGACCCAAAACTGGGTAGATGTATTCACTAACAATAGTAATGGTGGATTTCGTTTAAATCAGAACGACTTGCGCATCATGAATACTTATAGCGATATGTTCGTTGTGCCTATGGCATCTGGTGACGTACAATTTCAGGCCTATGACCGCTGGAGTTATAACGAGTTGTTGGTTAATAAGGGTGATCTTTATTTTATTTCTCAGCCGACACCTAACATTTTCAACAAATTTGGCGTGAAATGCTTCGGCCAGGATTATGTAGCGGCTCCTTTTATCGGTGCTGTGGGTGGGTCTGGAGCAGGTTATAATTTCAGTTATTTCGGAGCGTTTTATGATGCAAAGAACAGGCGCTTCCTTTACGTTGATAATAACAAAGACGTTAAAACATTTCTTGCTCCAGGTGCAGCAGCGAAATTTGACATGAGAAATGTTGGCAAGGATATGGTATATGCTGAAATGGGCTATGGTAGTAACGGCCCGAGATGGTATTGCGTAATGCAGAGTCCGAATAATCCGGCCACTAGACAATTATACGTATGTCAATTTAACGTAATGGACGATGGGAATAGAGGAGTTGATCTAATCGATATCAGTGCTGCTAATGGTTTGAGCAATTCGAAATACTTTGCCTTTGGAAGCAAGGGGAACGTAATGTACCATGCTACTGATACCAAAATATACCTAAACAACTATGCTGGTTCAAAGTCATCAACAGAGCTTTACGATGTTTCAACTTCTTATGCTGGAAGTGTAATTACCGGAATGAAGTTGTTTAAACCACCGGTATCAATTCCTGTTCATCCTAACGACGGCAAAATCTTGTATGTAACGCTTTACAATCCTACAACAAATGCAGGTACCGTTTTACAAATCGACGTGAATGAAGCAAATGGTGCTTTTGTTGGATCTGGAGCTGTAAAAGCATATACAGGTTTCGGCAAAATTTCAGCGATTAGCTACAAGGCAAAATAA